From Macrobrachium nipponense isolate FS-2020 chromosome 48, ASM1510439v2, whole genome shotgun sequence, a single genomic window includes:
- the LOC135204947 gene encoding uncharacterized protein LOC135204947 has product MDRDVSVLLFITAHNARGSSPVISVEAHTSVAQQRAATGQDETDPNMVPLLGALIGGLSVLLMLLAAAIFMAKRETPRNRKPVTEVTFTAQPASPEGFDPDVVQFIQRAPHNLDVVPCPKGLRHLHQHPQDVNDSARLDLEACGAAKGCARCSGTKVTKGPQAHSRRVSNSPLPVKFDCHCRRQKDPRHRESSCGDQVSGSDTSNLKPGTSNLQRESEEDKTGVHKSNPNLCNESHCCSLSQQAYATSSCTPNFQETYQEAHQLPHQSYPNEYFVPSAGKVPQMTTVFCNQCHSLPRPSSREVKYYHQQSLRDLRSSMMRGSTGRLSSSASLGQLKNLSMSQKELFYSSTKDFQVQFASKEIQGSAATPKQGYGRQNTLPRPRQKQVLDSAVDINIAIPDERGSIMIMKLLSDEKHPSEFQLESSVHPQKSLLRRTLSEVQCPKTYKHGKVYLQSIGQCDPNVKQSCVSLNDSGACPGMEEKCKPPKGCPVGGVHTDRIETNLEHIPLNSEYSDSKHYVKVAIENRNYPVSKEKTPPPYEVICQKDHDMVSHRPQFPYKKIPQESSV; this is encoded by the exons ATGGACCGAGACGTGAGCGTCCTGCTGTTCATAACGGCGCATAACGCCCGAGGAAGCAGTCCGGTTATATCCGTGGAGGCCCATACATCAGTGGCTCAGCAAAGGGCGGCAACGG GGCAAGACGAAACCGACCCAAACATGGTACCTCTGCTGGGAGCCCTAATCGGTGGCCTGAGCGTCCTGCTGATGCTCCTGGCAGCAGCAATCTTCATGGCTAAGAGAGAGACACCAAGGAACAGGAAGCCTGTCACAGAGGTGACCTTCACAGCACAGCCAGCCAGTCCAGAGGGATTCGATCCAGACGTGGTCCAGTTCATACAGAGAGCTCCGCACAATCTGGACGTGGTGCCCTGTCCCAAGGGCTTACGCCACCTCCACCAGCACCCACAGGATGTGAACGACTCCGCTCGCCTGGACTTGGAAGCCTGCGGTGCCGCGAAGGGATGTGCCAGATGCAGTGGGACGAAGGTGACAAAGGGGCCGCAGGCTCACAGCAGAAGGGTCTCAAACTCTCCTTTGCCGGTCAAGTTCGACTGCCACTGCCGCAGACAAAAAGACCCTAGGCACAGGGAGAGTAGTTGTGGTGACCAG GTTAGCGGGAGTGATACGTCAAACCTCAAACCAGGCACTTCCAATCTCCAAAGAGAATCCGAGGAGGATAAGACAGGTGTTCACAAGAGCAATCCAAACTTGTGCAATGAATCCCACTGTTGTTCATTATCCCAGCAAGCTTACGCCACATCATCATGTACGCCCAACTTCCAGGAGACATATCAAGAAGCACATCAGCTGCCACATCAGTCTTATCCCAATGAGTATTTTGTTCCCTCTGCTGGGAAAGTGCCACAGATGACCACAGTGTTTTGCAATCAGTGTCACTCTCTCCCTAGACCCAGCAGCCGGGAAGTGAAATACTACCATCAACAGTCTCTCAGAGACCTGAGGTCATCGATGATGAGAGGGAGCACAGGACGACTCTCCTCTTCAGCATCCTTGGGTCAGCTCAAAAATCTCTCCATGTCACAAAAGGAGCTTTTTTACTCCTCCACCAAGGACTTTCAAGTTCAATTCGCTTCTAAGGAAATCCAGGGATCAGCGGCAACTCCAAAACAGGGTTACGGTCGACAGAACACCCTTCCCAGGCCGAGGCAGAAACAGGTTCTAGATTCAGCTGTCGACATAAACATCGCCATTCCAGATGAAAGGGGAAGCATCATGATTATGAAGCTTCTGAGTGACGAAAAACATCCATCAGAGTTTCAGTTGGAGTCCAGTGTTCATCCTCAAAAATCTTTGCTAAGGAGGACGTTGTCTGAGGTACAGTGTCCAAAGACTTACAAGCACGGTAAAGTTTATCTTCAGAGCATTGGGCAATGTGACCCAAATGTGAAACAGAGTTGTGTCTCGTTGAATGACAGTGGTGCATGCCCAGGAATGGAGGAAAAGTGTAAGCCACCCAAAGGTTGTCCTGTAGGAGGGGTACATACAGATCGCATAGAAACTAATCTGGAGCATATTCCGCTAAACAGTGAATATAGTGACAGTAAACATTACGTTAAAGTAGCCATAGAAAACAGAAATTACCCCGTGTCGAAGGAGAAAACACCTCCACCTTATGAGGTCATATGCCAAAAAGACCATGATATGGTATCCCATAGACCACAGTTTCCATACAAAAAGATTCCTCAAGAAAGTTCTGTGTAG